A section of the Equus caballus isolate H_3958 breed thoroughbred chromosome 21, TB-T2T, whole genome shotgun sequence genome encodes:
- the OR7C2 gene encoding olfactory receptor 7C2, whose product MERKNQTGLGNFLLLGFTEEPDLQPLLFGLCLSAYLVTGIGNLLVILAIISDSHLHMPMYFFLSNLSFADICFTSTTVPKMLLNLQMQRKVITYEACLSQIFFFIAFGCLDNLLLTVMSYDRFMAICHPLYYTIIMNPRLCALMVLGSWCISVIGSLLETLTVLRLSFCTNMEIPHVYCDLPEVLKLSCSDTFINNIVVYFVTIILGVFPLSGILFSYSQIFSSILRISSAKGRYKVFSTCGSHLSVVSLFYGTGLGVYLSSAATSSSRTSLVASVMYTMVTPMLNPFIYSLRNQDMKGALGRLLSRVVPLSVGTIP is encoded by the coding sequence AtggaaagaaaaaaccaaacaggACTTGGAAACTTTCTCCTCCTTGGATTCACAGAGGAGCCAGACCTGCAGCCTCTCCTCTTCGGGCTGTGCCTGTCCGCGTACCTGGTCACGGGCATTGGGAACCTGCTTGTCATTCTGGCCATCATTTCAGATTCCCACCTCCACAtgcccatgtatttcttcctctccaacctttCCTTTGCTGACATCTGTTTCACCTCCACAACCGTCCCAAAGATGCTACTGAATCTGCAGATGCAGAGAAAAGTTATTACCTATGAAGCCTGCCTCAGCCAGATATTTTTTTTCATTGCGTTTGGGTGCCTGGACAATTTACTCTTGACTGTGATGTCCTATGACCGTTTCATGGCCATCTGTCACCCCCTGTACTACACAATCATCATGAACCCCCGGCTGTGTGCATTGATGGTTCTGGGGTCCTGGTGCATCAGTGTCATAGGTTCCCTCCTCGAGACCTTGACTGTTTTGAGGTTGTCCTTCTGCACAAACATGGAAATCCCCCATGTTTATTGTGATCTTCCTGAAGTCCTGAAGCTCTCCTGTTCAGACACCTTCATCAATAATATTGTGGTGTATTTTGTGACCATTATCCTAGGtgtttttcctctctctggaatCCTCTTTTCTTATTCTCAGATTTTCTCCTCCATCCTGAGAATTTCATCAGCCAAGGGCAGGTACAAAGTCTTTTCCACCTGTGGGTCTCACCTCTCGGTGGTCTCCTTGTTCTATGGCACAGGCCTTGGGGTCTACCTAAGTTCTGCAGCCACTTCATCCTCTAGGACAAGTCTGGTggcctcagtgatgtacactatggtcacccccatgctgaaccccttcatctacagtctgaggaacCAGGACATGAAGGGGGCCCTCGGGAGACTCCTCAGCAGGGTGGTGCCTCTCTCTGTTGGGACTATCCCATGA